In the Limanda limanda chromosome 1, fLimLim1.1, whole genome shotgun sequence genome, one interval contains:
- the uap1l1 gene encoding UDP-N-acetylhexosamine pyrophosphorylase-like protein 1 — MSSLEAVTRGLELAGQRHVLQFWPELDEEERARFLQDLDLLDLDGLRAHCERAAAAAAAPPAGGDRSIEPVPPELIGSVRTSDPESLSAWREEGLMQISQNRVGVLLLAGGQGTRLGVQYPKGMYNVGLPSNKTLYQIQAERIHKIQELADVKHGSRCSVPWYIMTSEFTLAPTQKFFEENSYFGLEPSNVILFEQRMIPAVTFDGKVILQGKGKIAMAPDGNGGLYQALVDNKVLEDMRRRGVEYLHVYCVDNILVKMADPVFIGFCVSKGADCGAKVVEKAFPTEPVGVVCRVQGVSQVVEYSEIHPDTAGLRGPGGDLVHGAGNICIHFFTRAFLQEVAEKFESQLKPHVAIKKVPFVDSEGNQVKPTKPNGIKMEKFVFDVFPFSRNFVAFEVLREEEFSPLKNADSAATDNPTTARNSLLTQHCRWAAAAGATLLDQHGKPLPPAASVSPADAPPAQCEISPLVSYFGEGLDLMLKGKNLRTPLILDLIKAQDLQAQ, encoded by the exons ATGTCTTCCCTGGAGGCGGTGACGCGCGGCCTGGAGCTCGCAGGTCAGCGGCACGTCCTGCAGTTCTGGCCGGagctggatgaggaggagcGGGCGCGGTTCCTCCAGGACCTGGACCTGCTGGACCTGGACGGGCTGCGGGCTCACTGCGAGCGGGCTGCGGCCGCCGCGGCTGCTCCTCCGGCCGGCGGGGACCGGAGCATCGAGCCGGTTCCTCCGGAGCTCATCGGCAGCGTGAGGACCAGCGACCCGGAGAGTCTGTCCGCCTGGCGGGAGGAAG GGCTGATGCAGATCTCTCAGAACCGGGTCGGGGTCCTGCTCCTGGCCGGGGGGCAGGGGACCCGGCTCGGGGTCCAGTACCCCAAAGGGATGTACAACGTCGGGCTGCCGAGCAACAAAACCTTGTACCAGATCCAGGCCGAGCGAATTCACAAAATCCAGGAGCTGGCAGATGTGAAGCATGGATCCAGATGCTCAGTTCCATG GTACATCATGACCAGCGAGTTCACCCTGGCTCCCACTCAGAAGTTCTTCGAGGAGAACAGCTACTTCGGTCTGGAGCCGTCCAACGTCATCCTGTTCGAGCAGAGGATGATTCCAGCTGTGACCTTTGATGGAAAGGTCATCCTGCAGGGGAAAGGGAAGATCGCCATGGCGCCAG ATGGTAACGGCGGACTGTACCAGGCGCTGGTGGACAACAAGGTTctggaggacatgaggaggaggggCGTGGAGTACCTGCACGTGTACTGTGTGGACAACATCCTGGTCAAGATGGCCGACCCCGTGTTCATCGGGTTCTGCGTGAGCAAAGGGGCCGACTGCGGCGCCAAG GTGGTGGAGAAGGCGTTCCCCACAGAGCCAGTGGGCGTGGTCTGCAGGGTGCAGGGCGTGTCCCAGGTGGTGGAATACAGCGAGATCCACCCAGACACGGCCGGACTGCGAGGACCTGGAGGAGATCTGGTCCACGGAGCAGGAAACATCTGCATCCACTTCTTCACCAGAGCGTTCCTGCAGGAGGTGGCAGA GAAATTTGAAAGTCAACTCAAACCACACGTGGCGATCAAGAAGGTTCCCTTCGTGGACTCGGAGGGGAACCAGGTCAAACCCACCAAACCCAACGGGATAAAGATGGAGAAGTTTGTTTTCGACGTGTTTCCTTTCTCCAG GAACTTCGTTGCCTTTGAGGttttaagagaagaagagtttTCTCCTCTGAAAAATGCCGACAGTGCAGCGACCGACAACCCGACCACGGCCAGGAACTCTCTGCTGACTCAGCACTGCCGCTGGGCCGCGGCGGCTGGGGCGACGCTGCTGGACCAGCACGGGAAaccacttcctcctgcagccag TGTATCACCGGCAGACGCTCCTCCAGCTCAGTGTGAGATTTCTCCGCTGGTATCTTATTTTGGAGAG GGTCTGGATCTGATGCTGAAGGGAAAGAACCTGCGGACTCCTCTGATCCTGGATCTGATCAAGGCCCAAGACCTTCAGGCTCAGTGA